The following proteins come from a genomic window of Candidatus Alcyoniella australis:
- a CDS encoding radical SAM protein, which produces MTKGSRVLLVNPFGKRIIGDRTPPYHLISLATALPRDLHVEICDLRFEDRPLQSYLGPDLAWVGITCMIGKQLEHAAQITAQVHEQSDAAVVWGGVLPTQLPELALEQGGADYLIRGEGEIALRELIAGNDRGVQGLLRRGDPVPPPNERRLAEQIDLAQIEDLRLDLVDMRNYIENGGYGPAITLLTSRGCPNSCAYCYQSTVYQRSWRAYSVDWVVRMILMFEREYGIKHFQLMDDNIMVDIRRVLAICQRLIEQDNDRTFSIFGADVATTHKLGPDDLKLLARAGCKVINIGVESGSERIQELIDKRVDFGKLFEINQTLRNAGIKPTYNFMSGFPGESMEDIKQSVDLMNRLKEHNPQCDCGTIKMLLPYPGTKLFKLVQRDYGFEPPQTIEYWSHYNWGEADRLDLTWVDQKQRRFLVRLYFLSLMMNPSYLFVRSTLFRWITRLCYPITRLRFRKLWVNSAIIPRVLRFINSRL; this is translated from the coding sequence ATGACCAAGGGCTCTCGCGTCTTGTTGGTCAATCCGTTTGGTAAACGGATCATCGGCGACAGGACACCACCGTATCATCTGATCAGTCTGGCCACGGCATTGCCGCGCGATCTGCACGTGGAGATCTGCGACTTGCGCTTTGAGGACCGCCCGCTGCAAAGCTATCTGGGGCCGGACCTGGCCTGGGTCGGCATTACCTGCATGATCGGCAAGCAGCTCGAACACGCGGCGCAGATCACCGCGCAGGTACACGAGCAAAGCGACGCGGCCGTGGTCTGGGGCGGCGTGCTGCCCACTCAACTGCCCGAGCTGGCGCTGGAACAAGGCGGCGCGGACTACCTGATTCGCGGCGAGGGCGAGATCGCCCTGCGCGAGCTGATCGCGGGCAACGACCGGGGGGTCCAAGGCCTGCTGCGGCGCGGCGATCCCGTTCCACCGCCAAACGAGAGACGGCTGGCCGAACAGATCGACTTGGCGCAGATCGAGGATCTGCGGCTGGACCTGGTCGACATGCGCAACTACATCGAGAACGGCGGATACGGCCCGGCGATCACCCTTCTAACTTCCCGCGGCTGCCCCAACAGCTGCGCCTATTGTTACCAGAGTACGGTCTACCAGCGCTCCTGGCGCGCCTATAGCGTGGACTGGGTCGTGCGGATGATCCTGATGTTCGAGCGCGAGTACGGCATTAAGCATTTCCAGCTGATGGACGACAACATCATGGTCGACATCAGGCGCGTGTTGGCGATCTGCCAGCGGCTGATCGAGCAGGACAACGACAGGACGTTCTCGATCTTCGGCGCGGACGTGGCCACCACGCACAAGCTGGGGCCCGACGATCTGAAGCTGCTGGCGCGCGCCGGCTGCAAGGTAATCAACATCGGCGTGGAGAGCGGATCAGAGCGCATTCAGGAGCTGATCGATAAGCGGGTCGACTTCGGCAAGCTGTTCGAGATCAACCAGACGTTGCGCAACGCCGGCATCAAGCCGACCTACAACTTCATGTCCGGCTTTCCCGGCGAGAGCATGGAGGACATCAAGCAGTCGGTGGACCTGATGAACCGGCTCAAGGAGCACAATCCGCAGTGCGACTGCGGCACCATTAAAATGCTGCTGCCCTATCCGGGGACCAAGCTGTTCAAGCTGGTGCAACGCGATTACGGATTCGAGCCGCCGCAGACCATCGAGTACTGGAGTCACTACAATTGGGGCGAGGCCGACCGGCTGGACCTGACCTGGGTCGACCAGAAGCAGCGGCGGTTTCTGGTCCGGCTGTACTTTCTCTCGCTAATGATGAATCCCTCGTACCTGTTCGTGCGCTCGACCCTGTTTCGCTGGATCACCAGACTGTGCTACCCGATCACCCGTCTGCGTTTTAGGAAGCTGTGGGTCAACAGCGCGATCATACCGCGCGTGCTGCGCTTCATTAATTCCCGTCTATAG
- a CDS encoding DUF1571 domain-containing protein yields the protein MRRMRSIAACALLAALLLCAPVARPDAPPAESPTPREQLDQSLLRAHAAYDVLQNYSAMVEVRELVRGRTSEMERIFVVFDKSPLRMYVRWLPGGGNAGMQASYVESRDGPDHFLVLETGLRGLFGVLRFRLDSAFADTLYPHHFRMIDYDFGKQLDFAQGLYDRARELGGCRVEVLGIDQRSMPGHRLKRYSVLIGDDQADGLKFRRLNMAFDLGSGMPLHLEYVDLQDRVWGSYRFMSFEIDPLIDDALFELRKIGQ from the coding sequence ATGCGTCGCATGCGCTCGATCGCGGCCTGTGCGTTGCTCGCGGCCCTACTGCTGTGTGCGCCGGTCGCGCGGCCCGACGCGCCGCCGGCCGAATCGCCTACGCCGCGCGAGCAGCTCGACCAATCGCTGCTGCGCGCCCACGCGGCCTACGATGTGCTGCAAAACTACAGTGCAATGGTCGAGGTGCGCGAGCTGGTTCGCGGACGCACCAGCGAGATGGAGCGGATCTTCGTGGTTTTCGACAAATCGCCGCTGCGGATGTACGTGCGTTGGCTGCCCGGCGGCGGGAACGCCGGAATGCAGGCCTCGTATGTCGAGTCCCGCGACGGGCCGGACCACTTCCTGGTTTTGGAGACCGGACTGCGCGGCCTGTTCGGAGTGCTGCGCTTCAGGCTCGACAGCGCCTTTGCCGATACGCTCTATCCGCACCACTTTCGCATGATCGACTACGACTTCGGCAAGCAGCTGGACTTTGCCCAGGGGCTCTACGACCGGGCCCGCGAGCTCGGCGGCTGCCGGGTCGAGGTCTTGGGCATTGACCAGCGCAGCATGCCCGGGCACCGGCTCAAGCGCTACAGCGTGTTGATCGGCGACGATCAGGCCGACGGCCTGAAATTTAGGCGGCTGAACATGGCCTTTGATCTGGGCAGCGGCATGCCGCTGCATTTGGAGTACGTCGACTTGCAAGACCGGGTCTGGGGCAGCTATCGGTTTATGTCGTTCGAGATCGACCCGCTGATCGACGATGCGCTGTTCGAACTACGCAAGATCGGGCAGTAG
- a CDS encoding S41 family peptidase, with product MIKRHAALLWIIALLALYACLACCQGADDDDDVMDDSSDDDDVVDDDDDQPDDDDLGDDDQPDDDDDDGPFYADFLRFWQTMDQGYAYFTHKSIDWDAAFERYAPLARVQNDRAQFSLLIAQITASLGDSHTWSTLAGVPADLLPDRTPTGVCLERMDGAVYVTRPSVQAAGLEPGDEVLLIDGETPDELLERAMDWEGCSSPQCCDFWRLSHVERFSAGADQVQYTVERAGLELQFSVPRNGESFGACTPQPLLDFLADAQGEVLRYKPLGADLGYLRLTTLNSGYEEQILSELDAALALFSGRDGIVFDARYNRGGSDLVAMSVLARFLDRIVTPAFFRYKSGPGHDDFTLWIPHPVLPGNDPNSLDVVFLINGACISAGDFFAAAASYVQSFSVLGTTSCGGTGAPRSDTLPDSGIVYRYSQMQRRYQRTGEQIEGIGVAPEYNVPSDPLDLAAGVDTQLEAAAALLRAR from the coding sequence ATGATCAAACGCCACGCCGCGCTCTTGTGGATCATCGCGCTGCTCGCGCTGTACGCCTGCCTGGCCTGCTGCCAAGGCGCGGACGATGACGACGACGTCATGGACGATAGCAGCGACGACGACGACGTTGTGGACGATGACGACGATCAACCCGATGACGACGACCTGGGCGACGATGATCAGCCCGACGACGATGATGACGATGGTCCCTTTTACGCGGACTTCCTGCGCTTTTGGCAGACCATGGACCAGGGGTACGCCTACTTCACGCATAAGAGCATTGACTGGGACGCGGCGTTCGAGCGCTACGCGCCCTTGGCCCGTGTGCAGAATGATCGGGCGCAGTTCAGCCTGCTGATCGCGCAGATCACCGCCTCGCTTGGCGATTCGCACACCTGGTCCACGCTGGCCGGCGTGCCCGCGGACCTGTTGCCCGACCGCACGCCCACCGGCGTGTGCCTCGAACGGATGGACGGCGCGGTGTACGTCACGCGCCCCAGCGTCCAGGCCGCGGGATTGGAGCCCGGCGACGAAGTGCTGCTGATCGACGGCGAGACTCCGGACGAGCTGCTGGAGCGCGCCATGGACTGGGAGGGCTGCTCGTCGCCGCAGTGCTGCGACTTCTGGCGCCTCTCGCACGTCGAGCGCTTCAGCGCGGGCGCGGATCAGGTGCAGTACACCGTGGAACGCGCGGGGCTGGAGTTGCAGTTCAGTGTGCCGCGCAACGGCGAAAGCTTTGGCGCTTGCACGCCCCAGCCGCTGCTCGACTTTCTGGCCGACGCCCAGGGCGAGGTGTTGCGCTACAAGCCGCTGGGCGCGGACCTGGGCTACCTGCGCCTGACCACGCTCAACTCCGGCTATGAGGAGCAGATCCTCTCCGAGCTCGACGCGGCGCTGGCGCTGTTCTCCGGGCGCGACGGCATTGTGTTCGACGCGCGATACAACCGCGGCGGCTCGGACTTGGTGGCGATGTCGGTGTTGGCGCGCTTTCTCGACCGGATCGTCACGCCCGCTTTTTTCCGCTACAAAAGCGGGCCGGGCCACGACGATTTCACCCTCTGGATCCCCCATCCCGTGCTGCCGGGCAACGATCCGAACTCCCTGGACGTGGTGTTCCTGATTAACGGCGCGTGCATCAGCGCCGGCGACTTCTTTGCCGCGGCCGCGAGCTACGTGCAAAGCTTCAGCGTGCTGGGCACGACCTCCTGCGGGGGCACGGGAGCGCCGCGTAGCGACACCCTGCCCGACTCGGGGATCGTCTATCGCTACTCGCAGATGCAGCGCCGCTATCAGCGCACCGGCGAGCAGATCGAGGGGATCGGCGTGGCGCCGGAATACAACGTGCCCAGCGACCCGCTGGACCTGGCTGCGGGCGTCGACACCCAGCTCGAGGCGGCGGCCGCGCTGTTGCGCGCACGCTGA